A genomic window from Aestuariirhabdus litorea includes:
- a CDS encoding NADP(H)-dependent aldo-keto reductase, with product MLYGDLGGTGLKISRLCLGTMTWGEQNTPEEGWRQLDIARAHGVNFIDTAELYPVPPKAETYTRTETILGQWLSRQSRREELVIATKVAGPGEWVSYMRESGARLDRASVIAACNASLKRLQTDYIDLYQVHWPERSTNFFGQLSYQHQPGDDGYPIEETLSALNELVQAGKVRHIGISNETPWGTMEYLRQAERHGWPRPVSIQNPYNLLNRSFEVGLAEIAHREQLGLLAYSPLAFGTLSGKYLHGAQPPQGRLTLFSRFSRYNNPQAVKATEAYVALANERGLDPAQMALAYVTSRPFVDSNIIGATTEEQLLSNLASIDLALDEQTLEEIEAIHTRQPNPAP from the coding sequence ATGTTATATGGAGATCTTGGCGGTACCGGACTGAAAATCAGCCGTTTGTGTCTGGGAACCATGACCTGGGGCGAGCAGAATACCCCCGAAGAGGGCTGGCGGCAACTGGATATCGCCCGCGCCCATGGCGTCAACTTTATCGATACCGCCGAGCTCTACCCGGTCCCCCCCAAAGCCGAGACCTATACCCGCACCGAGACCATCCTCGGTCAATGGCTCAGCCGCCAGTCCCGGCGTGAGGAGCTGGTGATCGCCACCAAGGTGGCGGGGCCCGGCGAGTGGGTGAGTTACATGCGCGAGTCCGGTGCCCGGCTGGACCGGGCCAGCGTCATCGCCGCCTGCAACGCCAGCCTGAAACGGCTGCAAACCGACTACATCGATCTCTACCAGGTGCACTGGCCGGAGCGCAGCACCAACTTCTTCGGTCAGCTCAGCTACCAGCACCAGCCCGGCGATGACGGCTACCCAATCGAAGAGACCCTGTCGGCCCTTAACGAGCTGGTGCAGGCTGGAAAAGTGCGCCACATCGGTATCTCCAATGAAACCCCCTGGGGGACCATGGAGTACCTGCGCCAGGCCGAGCGTCACGGCTGGCCAAGGCCCGTGAGCATCCAGAACCCCTACAACCTGCTTAACCGCAGCTTTGAGGTCGGGCTGGCCGAGATCGCCCACCGTGAGCAGCTGGGGCTGCTGGCCTACTCACCCCTGGCCTTCGGCACCCTCAGCGGCAAGTACCTGCACGGAGCCCAGCCCCCCCAGGGACGCCTGACCCTGTTCAGCCGCTTCAGCCGCTACAATAACCCCCAGGCCGTCAAGGCAACCGAAGCCTACGTCGCCCTTGCCAACGAGCGGGGGCTGGACCCGGCCCAGATGGCACTGGCCTATGTCACCAGCCGTCCCTTCGTTGACAGCAACATCATTGGCGCCACCACCGAGGAGCAGCTCCTGAGCAACCTGGCCAGCATCGACCTGGCGCTGGATGAGCAGACGCTGGAGGAGATTGAGGCGATCCATACTCGCCAGCCCAACCCCGCGCCCTGA
- the rpsI gene encoding 30S ribosomal protein S9, protein MSTTQYYGTGRRKTSTARVFIKSGSGAIVVNGRPLDEYFGRETARMIVRQPLELVELTDKFDIKVTVAGGGGFGQAGAIRHGITRALMQYDEELRPSLRKAGFVTRDAREVERKKVGLRKARKRPQFSKR, encoded by the coding sequence ATGTCTACCACTCAATACTATGGAACTGGTCGTCGTAAAACCTCGACCGCTCGTGTGTTTATCAAGTCTGGCTCTGGCGCAATCGTTGTTAACGGTCGCCCTCTGGACGAGTACTTCGGTCGCGAAACCGCTCGCATGATCGTTCGTCAGCCGCTTGAGCTGGTTGAACTGACCGACAAGTTTGACATCAAGGTAACTGTCGCTGGCGGCGGTGGCTTTGGTCAGGCCGGTGCGATCCGCCACGGCATTACCCGTGCCCTGATGCAGTACGACGAGGAGCTTCGTCCTTCGCTGCGTAAGGCTGGGTTTGTTACCCGTGATGCTCGTGAGGTTGAGCGTAAGAAGGTCGGTCTGCGCAAAGCGCGTAAGCGTCCTCAGTTCTCCAAGCGTTAA
- a CDS encoding metallophosphoesterase family protein, giving the protein MSPFKLPGPGPLLVFGGPYSNLEATRTLQARAEALGVPPENCLCTGDLIAYCARPAETLDAIQAWGCTSIMGNCEESLVQQAADCGCGFEAGSACDALSQGWFRFARARINEQQRAWMATLPQQLQFRWHQFTVTLVHGAPSRINRFLFASSETAEKQKELESSGAQLLLAGHCGLPFGQTIAGPEGSRYWLNSGAIGMPANDGTPDGWYLLLEPEGDSVRASWHRLPYNAPSEQQAMRAAGLDNGYASALTSGLWPSMDVLPEPERLQQGTPLQPQALMLTPNTP; this is encoded by the coding sequence ATGAGCCCTTTCAAGCTGCCCGGGCCGGGCCCCCTGCTGGTTTTTGGCGGCCCCTACAGCAACCTGGAAGCCACCCGGACCCTGCAGGCCCGGGCCGAGGCGCTGGGGGTGCCTCCCGAGAACTGCCTCTGCACCGGCGACCTCATCGCCTACTGCGCCCGCCCCGCAGAAACCCTCGACGCGATTCAGGCGTGGGGCTGCACCAGCATCATGGGCAACTGTGAAGAGTCGCTGGTCCAGCAGGCCGCCGATTGCGGCTGTGGCTTCGAAGCGGGCAGTGCCTGCGACGCACTCTCCCAGGGCTGGTTTCGCTTTGCCCGTGCCCGCATCAATGAGCAGCAGCGGGCGTGGATGGCCACCCTCCCCCAACAACTGCAGTTTCGCTGGCACCAGTTTACGGTGACGCTGGTCCATGGTGCCCCCTCCCGCATCAACCGCTTTCTGTTCGCCTCCAGTGAAACAGCGGAAAAACAGAAGGAGCTGGAGTCGAGTGGCGCCCAGCTGCTGCTGGCCGGTCACTGCGGGCTCCCCTTTGGGCAAACCATAGCCGGGCCCGAAGGCTCAAGATATTGGCTCAACAGCGGCGCCATTGGCATGCCCGCCAACGACGGCACCCCCGACGGTTGGTATCTGCTGCTGGAACCGGAGGGGGATAGCGTTCGCGCCAGCTGGCACCGGCTTCCCTATAACGCCCCTTCCGAGCAGCAGGCGATGAGGGCGGCAGGACTGGACAACGGCTATGCCTCCGCCCTCACCAGTGGTCTCTGGCCCAGCATGGATGTGCTGCCCGAGCCCGAGCGCCTGCAACAGGGCACCCCCCTGCAACCCCAAGCGCTAATGCTCACCCCGAATACTCCATGA
- a CDS encoding sodium:solute symporter family transporter, whose amino-acid sequence MSFELTLIAGLIALASLLLSRRTSNPDTFFRGHSEQGTAPGLWTLVFSQVTTWIFARSLLNAAILGYYYGIWGTLAYALYYLSFITGGIIIDQLRFRHGFNSIQAFLEDRFGNWGSRCYNLVIGVRLISEVFANLLVIGILFGAVGSQLYTAAIIGFAAVTLLYSMLGGLHASLRTDLLQMLVFIATLALLIGLATHSGVLSLDNLLFKEFQISDPGPVLMLVALLQVWSYPMHDPVMMDRGLLADRPTTRKSFLHAAWISILCILAFGSLGIVAGAQAQSGEAMTDALQRLLGDLPMLLFNAALVISAMSTLDSTLSSSSKLVIIDMKLLPTRVSNGRGVMLLFMLLGVWLVFVGNKDLFSAVAVSGTASMYLLPVIFFSLLGGRRDIPLWSYLGSFALALAGAALYFTESSGYSQLMGDAHKYSKLLLICLVVLVGGCTLFALGVVTGARQRLANEGSPA is encoded by the coding sequence GTGAGTTTTGAACTGACCTTGATTGCCGGCCTCATTGCCCTGGCCTCCCTGCTCCTCTCACGCCGCACCAGCAACCCTGACACCTTCTTTCGCGGCCATTCTGAACAGGGAACAGCACCGGGGCTCTGGACCCTCGTATTCTCCCAGGTCACCACCTGGATCTTTGCCCGTTCGCTGCTCAATGCGGCCATTCTCGGCTATTACTACGGGATCTGGGGAACGCTCGCCTACGCCCTCTACTACCTCTCCTTCATTACCGGCGGCATCATCATCGACCAACTGCGATTCCGTCACGGCTTCAACAGCATCCAGGCGTTCCTGGAGGATCGATTCGGCAACTGGGGTAGCCGCTGCTACAACCTTGTGATTGGGGTTCGCCTGATCAGTGAGGTGTTTGCCAACCTGCTGGTGATCGGTATTCTCTTCGGAGCGGTCGGCAGCCAACTTTATACCGCTGCCATTATCGGTTTTGCCGCGGTGACCCTGCTCTACTCCATGCTGGGTGGCCTTCACGCCAGCCTGCGCACCGACCTGTTACAGATGCTGGTGTTTATCGCCACCCTGGCACTACTGATAGGGCTGGCTACCCACAGCGGCGTCCTAAGCCTGGATAACCTGCTTTTTAAGGAGTTCCAGATTAGCGATCCCGGCCCGGTACTGATGTTGGTAGCCCTGCTGCAGGTGTGGAGCTACCCCATGCACGACCCGGTGATGATGGACCGGGGGCTGCTGGCCGACCGCCCGACCACCCGCAAAAGTTTCCTCCACGCCGCCTGGATCAGCATCCTCTGTATCCTGGCTTTCGGCTCACTGGGCATTGTCGCAGGGGCACAGGCCCAGAGCGGCGAAGCGATGACCGACGCCCTGCAGCGCCTGTTGGGAGACCTGCCGATGCTGCTGTTCAATGCTGCCCTGGTGATCTCGGCCATGTCCACCCTCGACAGCACCCTCTCCAGCTCCTCCAAACTGGTGATCATCGACATGAAGCTGCTTCCCACCCGTGTCAGCAATGGCCGCGGGGTGATGCTGCTGTTTATGCTGCTGGGGGTCTGGCTGGTCTTTGTCGGCAATAAAGACCTGTTCAGCGCCGTCGCCGTCAGCGGTACCGCCTCCATGTACCTGTTACCCGTCATCTTTTTCTCTCTGCTGGGCGGGCGTCGCGACATCCCCCTGTGGAGCTACCTGGGCAGTTTCGCCCTCGCACTTGCGGGTGCTGCCCTCTACTTCACCGAATCCTCCGGCTACAGCCAACTGATGGGCGATGCCCATAAATACAGCAAGTTGCTGCTGATCTGCCTGGTGGTGCTGGTCGGTGGCTGCACACTCTTTGCCCTGGGAGTGGTCACCGGCGCCCGCCAGCGCCTGGCCAATGAAGGGTCGCCTGCATGA
- a CDS encoding cytochrome b: MKDFMAWVDARFPATKMWEEHLSKYYAPKNFNFWYFFGSLALLVLVNQLLTGIWLTMSYVPSAEEAFASVEYIMRDVEYGWILRYLHSTGASMFFVVVYMHMFRGLLYGSYRAPRELVWIFGMAIYLALMAEAFMGYLLPWGQMSYWGAQVIISLFGAIPVIGPDLQQWIRGDFLISGITLNRFFALHVVALPIVLLALVVMHIIALHEVGSNNPDGIEIKKNKDENGIPKDGIPFHPYYTVKDIVGVVVFLFVFCTVVFFFPEMGGYFIEYANFEQADNLKTPAHIAPVWYFTPFYAILRAVPDKLLGVIAMGAAIAVLFVLPWLDRSPVKSMRYKGVLSKIALVLFAISFVWLGWLGAMPATAERTLYSQICTVVYFAFFLLMPFYTRMEKTKPVPERVTG, encoded by the coding sequence ATGAAAGACTTTATGGCATGGGTTGATGCGCGTTTTCCCGCCACCAAAATGTGGGAAGAGCATCTGAGCAAGTACTACGCTCCCAAAAACTTCAATTTCTGGTATTTCTTCGGTTCGCTGGCACTGCTGGTGCTGGTTAACCAGCTGCTGACCGGTATCTGGCTCACCATGAGCTACGTGCCCAGCGCCGAGGAGGCGTTTGCCTCTGTCGAGTACATCATGCGTGATGTCGAGTACGGATGGATTCTGCGCTATCTGCACTCCACAGGCGCCTCCATGTTCTTCGTGGTGGTCTACATGCACATGTTCCGCGGTTTGTTGTACGGATCCTACCGTGCGCCCCGCGAGCTGGTGTGGATCTTCGGTATGGCGATCTACCTGGCGCTGATGGCTGAAGCCTTCATGGGCTACCTGTTGCCCTGGGGGCAGATGTCTTACTGGGGTGCCCAGGTCATCATCTCCCTGTTCGGTGCGATTCCGGTGATCGGTCCCGACCTGCAGCAGTGGATCCGTGGTGACTTCCTGATCTCCGGCATCACCCTGAACCGCTTCTTCGCCCTGCACGTGGTGGCGCTTCCCATCGTCCTGCTGGCGCTGGTGGTCATGCACATCATTGCCCTGCACGAAGTGGGTTCCAACAACCCCGATGGTATCGAGATCAAGAAGAACAAGGATGAGAACGGTATTCCGAAAGACGGTATTCCTTTCCACCCTTACTACACCGTGAAAGATATCGTGGGTGTGGTGGTATTCCTCTTCGTATTCTGTACGGTAGTGTTCTTCTTCCCTGAAATGGGTGGATACTTCATCGAGTACGCCAACTTCGAGCAGGCGGATAACCTGAAGACCCCTGCGCACATTGCGCCGGTGTGGTACTTCACTCCGTTCTACGCCATCCTGCGTGCGGTTCCTGATAAGCTGCTGGGTGTCATCGCCATGGGCGCGGCTATTGCGGTGCTGTTTGTTCTGCCCTGGCTCGACCGTAGCCCGGTCAAATCGATGCGCTACAAGGGTGTCCTGAGCAAGATTGCTTTGGTGCTGTTCGCCATCTCCTTTGTGTGGCTGGGTTGGTTGGGCGCGATGCCTGCGACAGCTGAGCGTACTCTGTACTCTCAGATCTGTACCGTGGTGTACTTTGCGTTCTTCTTGTTGATGCCGTTCTACACCAGAATGGAAAAAACCAAACCCGTACCAGAGAGGGTGACAGGCTAA
- the rplM gene encoding 50S ribosomal protein L13: protein MNTFTAKPETVKRDWFVVDATGKTLGRLSTEIAHRLRGKHKAEYTPHVDTGDYIIVVNAEKVRVTGNKAQNKMYYRHTGYPGGLRSMNFNELVDHAPERIIEKAVKGMLPKGPLGRAMHAKLKVYAGAEHPHAAQQPQALDI, encoded by the coding sequence ATGAATACTTTTACTGCAAAGCCAGAAACAGTTAAGCGTGACTGGTTCGTTGTAGATGCGACCGGCAAGACCCTGGGTCGTCTTTCAACCGAAATCGCGCATCGTCTGCGCGGAAAGCACAAGGCTGAGTATACCCCTCACGTCGATACCGGTGACTACATCATCGTTGTCAATGCCGAGAAGGTTCGTGTAACCGGTAACAAGGCGCAGAACAAGATGTACTACCGTCACACCGGTTACCCGGGTGGTCTGCGTAGCATGAACTTCAATGAGCTGGTTGATCACGCTCCCGAGCGTATCATCGAGAAGGCCGTCAAGGGCATGTTGCCCAAGGGTCCGCTGGGTCGTGCCATGCACGCCAAGCTGAAGGTCTATGCGGGTGCCGAGCATCCCCATGCCGCTCAACAACCCCAGGCTCTGGATATCTAA
- the petA gene encoding ubiquinol-cytochrome c reductase iron-sulfur subunit — protein MSNDGVDKGRRRLLIGATSAVGAVGAVGAAVPFVASWNPSAKAKAAGAPVRVKIDKVEPGQQIVAAWRGKPVFVLRRSQEMLDGLPGQNDYLRDPASDESEQPEYAKNEYRSRKAEVLVMVGLCTHLGCSPKLFPEVKPMDFEANWQGGYHCPCHGSKFDLAGRVHQGVPAPTNLPVPPYSYIDDKTLIIGVDEENA, from the coding sequence ATGAGTAATGACGGCGTAGATAAGGGTCGTCGTCGCCTGCTGATAGGAGCCACCTCTGCGGTGGGTGCTGTCGGCGCGGTCGGCGCAGCAGTCCCTTTTGTTGCCTCCTGGAATCCCAGTGCCAAAGCCAAGGCTGCTGGCGCGCCGGTGAGGGTGAAAATCGATAAGGTAGAGCCAGGTCAGCAGATCGTTGCTGCGTGGCGTGGTAAGCCAGTGTTCGTCCTGCGCCGTAGCCAGGAGATGCTGGACGGTCTGCCCGGGCAGAACGATTACCTGCGCGACCCCGCTTCCGATGAGTCTGAACAGCCTGAATACGCCAAGAACGAATACCGTTCCCGTAAGGCGGAAGTATTGGTGATGGTCGGCCTTTGTACCCACCTGGGTTGCTCGCCCAAGCTGTTCCCTGAAGTAAAGCCCATGGATTTTGAGGCCAACTGGCAGGGGGGGTACCACTGCCCATGCCACGGCTCCAAGTTTGACCTGGCGGGCCGTGTGCACCAGGGGGTCCCTGCGCCGACCAATCTGCCGGTGCCTCCGTACTCCTATATCGATGACAAAACCCTCATCATCGGCGTCGACGAGGAGAATGCGTAA